Proteins encoded by one window of Candidatus Paceibacterota bacterium:
- the greA gene encoding transcription elongation factor GreA: MTDSTKYLTKEKYKELEKELVDLKTVKRKEVATNLEYARSLGDLSENAEYQEARELQATIEDRIANIENTLKTAEIVHEMHGDSVSMGSVVTVEKTGASGKQRFVIVGSDEVDTVAGKISNQSPLGSVLIGKRKGESVSVKTPKGVSAYKIVAVE; encoded by the coding sequence ATGACCGACAGCACCAAATACCTTACGAAAGAGAAGTACAAGGAGCTCGAGAAAGAGCTCGTCGACCTCAAGACCGTAAAGCGCAAGGAGGTCGCTACGAACCTTGAATATGCCCGCTCCCTCGGCGACCTTTCGGAGAACGCCGAGTACCAGGAGGCACGCGAGCTCCAGGCTACGATCGAGGACCGCATCGCCAATATCGAGAACACCCTCAAGACCGCCGAGATCGTGCATGAAATGCACGGAGACAGCGTCTCCATGGGTTCCGTCGTCACTGTCGAGAAAACCGGCGCTTCCGGCAAGCAGAGATTCGTCATCGTCGGCTCCGACGAGGTAGACACCGTCGCGGGCAAAATATCGAATCAGTCGCCGCTCGGCTCCGTCTTGATCGGCAAGCGAAAGGGCGAATCGGTCTCGGTCAAGACCCCGAAAGGCGTTTCCGCATACAAGATCGTCGCGGTAGAATAG
- a CDS encoding aminoacyl--tRNA ligase-related protein: MRQSHLFTKTRKEAPKDEVSRNAELLIRGGYVYKEMAGVYAFMPLGLRVLEKIVQVIREEMNAIGGQEVSLTALQDKKTWEKTGRWSDDVVDNWFKTKLKNGTETGLGFTHEEPLTALMKDYVHSYRDLPRAVYQFQTKFRNEERAKSGIMRGREFLMKDLYSFSRDQKEHDAYYESAKKAYVKVFERLGLGDKTYVTFASGGSFSKYSHEFQTVTDAGEDTIYVDEKKRIAINKEVLTDDVLKDLGVKRGDLVEKKAVEVGNIFSLGTRFSDAFDLTYVDDKGGKQAVVMGSYGIGPSRVMGTIVETLSDKDGIVWPEAVAPFKAHLIVVDSKDSVGGKNAARAEADRLYKTLSDKGIEVLYDDRDARPGEKFADADLMGMPYRIVVSDKALAAGGYEVKHRATGKAESLAEKELTARLQK; this comes from the coding sequence ATGCGCCAGAGCCACCTTTTCACCAAAACCCGTAAAGAAGCCCCCAAAGACGAAGTCTCTAGGAATGCCGAACTCCTCATCCGCGGCGGATATGTCTACAAGGAAATGGCCGGCGTCTACGCGTTCATGCCTTTGGGCCTTCGCGTTCTCGAAAAGATCGTCCAGGTCATTCGCGAGGAGATGAACGCCATCGGCGGACAGGAAGTCTCGCTCACCGCGCTTCAGGACAAAAAGACCTGGGAGAAGACCGGCCGTTGGTCAGACGACGTCGTGGACAATTGGTTCAAGACAAAACTGAAGAACGGAACCGAGACAGGCCTCGGCTTCACCCATGAAGAGCCTCTCACGGCGCTCATGAAAGACTACGTCCATTCGTATCGCGACCTTCCTCGCGCCGTATATCAGTTCCAGACCAAATTCAGGAACGAAGAGCGCGCCAAATCGGGCATCATGCGCGGCCGCGAATTCTTGATGAAGGACCTCTATTCGTTCTCGCGCGACCAGAAGGAGCACGATGCGTACTACGAAAGCGCGAAGAAAGCGTACGTAAAGGTGTTCGAGCGCCTCGGCCTCGGCGACAAGACGTATGTCACGTTCGCGTCGGGCGGATCGTTCTCGAAATATTCCCACGAATTCCAGACGGTCACCGATGCGGGCGAGGATACCATATACGTAGACGAGAAAAAGAGGATCGCTATCAACAAAGAAGTGCTTACCGACGACGTCTTGAAAGACCTCGGCGTGAAGCGCGGCGACCTCGTCGAAAAGAAAGCCGTCGAAGTCGGGAACATATTCAGCCTCGGTACGAGATTCTCGGACGCATTCGACCTGACGTACGTTGACGATAAGGGCGGCAAGCAGGCTGTCGTCATGGGATCGTACGGCATCGGCCCGAGCCGCGTCATGGGCACTATCGTCGAGACGCTCTCCGACAAGGACGGCATCGTATGGCCTGAAGCCGTCGCTCCGTTCAAGGCGCATCTCATCGTCGTGGATTCGAAGGATTCGGTCGGCGGTAAGAATGCGGCCCGCGCCGAAGCGGATCGTCTCTACAAAACCCTCTCCGACAAGGGAATAGAAGTGCTCTATGACGACCGCGACGCGCGACCCGGCGAAAAATTCGCCGACGCGGACCTCATGGGCATGCCGTACCGCATCGTCGTATCCGACAAGGCCCTCGCGGCCGGCGGCTACGAAGTGAAGCATCGCGCGACGGGAAAGGCGGAAAGCCTTGCGGAAAAAGAGCTGACGGCTAGACTTCAGAAATAA
- the frr gene encoding ribosome recycling factor — MQYNFSKLKAGLADTEAWLQKELGAIRTNRANPSILDSVRVEAYGSDMAISGVASLSNEDPRTIRITPWDQGLVKAIEKSIVVASLGVSVSVDDKGIRVSFPELTSERRKDIVKAAKEKFEQGRINIRKHRDEVMTDIDKKEKEGGMGEDEKFRFKAEAQKFIDDSSKKLSDLMDKKEKEIMS, encoded by the coding sequence ATGCAATACAACTTTTCCAAACTTAAGGCAGGTCTCGCTGATACCGAAGCCTGGCTCCAAAAAGAGCTCGGCGCCATCAGGACGAACCGCGCAAACCCTTCTATCCTCGACTCTGTCCGCGTCGAAGCCTATGGCTCCGATATGGCGATCTCCGGCGTCGCGAGCCTTTCGAATGAAGATCCCCGCACTATCCGCATCACTCCGTGGGACCAGGGCCTCGTAAAAGCCATCGAGAAATCGATCGTTGTCGCCAGCCTCGGCGTCTCGGTCTCCGTAGACGACAAAGGCATCCGCGTATCGTTTCCCGAATTGACGAGCGAGCGCAGGAAGGACATCGTCAAAGCCGCCAAAGAGAAATTCGAGCAGGGCAGGATCAATATCAGGAAACATCGCGACGAGGTCATGACGGATATAGACAAGAAGGAAAAAGAGGGCGGCATGGGCGAGGACGAGAAGTTCCGCTTCAAGGCCGAAGCCCAGAAATTCATAGACGACTCTTCGAAGAAGCTCTCCGACCTCATGGACAAGAAAGAGAAGGAGATCATGAGCTAA
- a CDS encoding rod shape-determining protein MreC: MTYLKRSKRPGQGRTATLVVGGLALVFAITYFFPAFFPSVFFPVGSLFWKAESSSVGFFVSMGKIVQSKYSLVEENKRLSEEIAARDRSVLMLDDIQSENERLKNALARTGKGSYVLAVILTRPPVSPYDTLVLDVGTKDGVTVGDKVYAEGDVLIGDIAEAYGGESKVSLYSMPGRKTSILVGTSTIAAEAIGRGGGNFIFTLPAQTPLVERSTISVPSIKSHTFGIVDRIMVDSTDSVQTILFRSPVNISELRFVEVDKSFR, from the coding sequence ATGACCTACCTAAAGCGCAGTAAAAGGCCTGGGCAGGGAAGGACGGCGACTCTCGTCGTCGGCGGGCTCGCTCTCGTCTTTGCCATAACCTATTTCTTTCCGGCGTTCTTTCCGAGCGTCTTTTTCCCCGTAGGCTCGCTCTTCTGGAAAGCGGAGAGCTCGAGCGTCGGCTTCTTCGTCTCCATGGGCAAGATCGTCCAATCGAAATACAGCCTCGTCGAAGAGAATAAGCGCCTCTCAGAAGAAATCGCCGCGCGCGATAGGTCAGTCCTTATGCTCGATGATATACAGAGCGAGAACGAGCGTCTCAAGAACGCCCTTGCCCGCACGGGCAAGGGAAGCTATGTCCTGGCTGTCATCCTGACCCGGCCGCCGGTCTCTCCCTACGATACGCTCGTCCTCGACGTCGGGACCAAGGACGGCGTCACGGTGGGCGACAAAGTATATGCCGAAGGCGACGTCCTCATCGGCGACATAGCCGAAGCCTACGGCGGCGAATCCAAAGTGTCTCTTTATTCCATGCCGGGGAGGAAGACCTCTATCCTCGTGGGCACTTCGACCATCGCCGCCGAGGCGATCGGGCGCGGCGGCGGCAATTTCATATTCACGCTTCCGGCCCAGACGCCCCTGGTCGAGCGTTCTACGATCTCTGTCCCTTCGATCAAATCGCATACATTCGGCATCGTGGACAGGATCATGGTGGATTCCACCGACTCGGTCCAGACCATCCTTTTCCGCTCGCCGGTCAATATCAGCGAGCTCCGCTTCGTCGAAGTAGATAAAAGCTTCCGCTAA
- a CDS encoding M50 family metallopeptidase, protein MYIVTFFIILAVLVLVHEFGHFYAAKRSGVRVDEFGLGFPPRIWGFKKGETLYSVNAIPFGGFVKIFGENYDVEPSASAALDPRSFVAKPRWVQTVILAAGIVMNILFAWILFSVAYMSGMTTGISEHDAKYISDSHVIVLDTLPDSPAVRDGLREGDAVLAYRAGGATTTISDPATIQAVTRQSGGRPVTFQIERLGKPQFVTVTPERSPDGVYTIGISMDVVGKANLPFHIALWEGAKLTGRLFVNIFVGLFNLIHDALLGRADVSQLSGPVGIARLVGDASKLGFAYLMSFTAFISLNLAALNLMPFPALDGGRIIFVAIEAVRRKAIHPKIANTVNAIGFGILIVFMLFITYKDVMKIWG, encoded by the coding sequence GTGTACATAGTCACATTCTTCATAATCCTCGCCGTGCTGGTGCTCGTGCATGAATTCGGGCATTTTTATGCCGCCAAAAGATCGGGCGTGCGCGTGGACGAATTCGGCCTCGGCTTTCCGCCGCGCATCTGGGGCTTCAAAAAGGGCGAGACGCTCTATTCCGTAAACGCCATCCCGTTCGGCGGCTTCGTCAAGATCTTCGGCGAAAACTATGACGTCGAGCCCTCCGCTTCAGCCGCTCTCGATCCGCGGAGCTTCGTCGCGAAGCCGCGCTGGGTGCAGACGGTCATACTTGCAGCGGGCATCGTCATGAATATTCTTTTCGCCTGGATATTGTTCTCTGTCGCGTACATGTCGGGGATGACGACGGGCATTTCAGAGCACGACGCGAAATACATCAGCGATAGCCACGTCATCGTCCTCGATACGTTGCCGGACTCTCCTGCGGTCCGCGACGGGCTCAGGGAAGGCGACGCCGTCCTCGCTTATCGAGCGGGCGGAGCGACGACGACCATCAGCGACCCTGCGACCATCCAAGCCGTCACCAGGCAATCGGGAGGAAGGCCCGTGACGTTCCAGATCGAGCGCCTCGGCAAGCCGCAGTTCGTCACCGTCACACCGGAGAGATCTCCTGACGGGGTATATACTATCGGCATATCTATGGATGTCGTCGGCAAGGCCAACCTGCCTTTTCATATCGCTCTCTGGGAAGGAGCGAAACTGACCGGCAGGCTCTTCGTCAATATTTTCGTCGGGCTCTTCAACCTGATCCATGACGCATTGCTCGGCCGCGCGGACGTGTCGCAGCTCTCTGGCCCGGTCGGCATCGCGCGACTCGTCGGCGACGCATCGAAGCTCGGCTTCGCATACCTGATGTCGTTCACCGCATTTATATCGCTCAATCTCGCGGCGCTCAACCTCATGCCGTTCCCGGCGCTCGACGGCGGCAGGATCATATTCGTCGCCATAGAGGCTGTCCGCCGCAAAGCCATTCATCCGAAGATAGCCAATACCGTGAACGCCATCGGCTTCGGCATCCTTATCGTATTTATGCTCTTCATCACGTATAAAGACGTGATGAAGATCTGGGGCTAG
- a CDS encoding rod shape-determining protein — protein sequence MPAFMDRFYKALSHDIGIDLGTANTLVYVKGQGIVINEPSVVAVNQKTGRVVAVGAQAKDMLGRTPAHIVAVRPLVDGVISDFEVAEEMMLYLMNKAQKETKKFFGPRVIVGIPSGVTNVEARAVRDATKNAGAREVHIVEQPMAAAIGIRLPIHDPAGNMVIDIGGGTTDIAVISLGGVVRSKSLKIAGDRLNNDIISYIRNEFKILIGEKTAEDIKIAIGVVVPEDRPHEAPIRGRDLVTGLPREVVLTDADIRDAISQSIDNLVDSVKEVLETTPPEILADVMHRGIYLVGGGALIRGLDRLIEDFVKIPVHIADDPLTAVARGTGVILEDIEKYQDVLIANEDDLPKAQ from the coding sequence ATGCCCGCATTCATGGACAGATTCTATAAGGCGCTTTCGCACGACATAGGCATAGACCTTGGAACGGCTAATACGCTCGTCTATGTGAAAGGCCAGGGTATCGTCATCAACGAGCCTTCGGTCGTGGCGGTGAACCAGAAGACTGGCCGCGTCGTCGCCGTCGGCGCGCAGGCGAAAGACATGCTCGGTAGGACACCGGCCCATATCGTAGCGGTGCGCCCGCTCGTGGACGGCGTCATTTCCGATTTCGAGGTCGCCGAGGAGATGATGCTCTATCTCATGAACAAGGCGCAGAAGGAGACCAAGAAGTTCTTCGGTCCGCGCGTTATCGTCGGCATCCCGTCGGGCGTAACGAACGTGGAAGCGCGCGCCGTCCGCGACGCGACGAAGAACGCCGGCGCGCGCGAAGTCCATATCGTCGAACAGCCTATGGCTGCGGCGATCGGCATCAGGCTCCCGATCCATGACCCTGCAGGCAATATGGTCATAGACATCGGCGGCGGCACGACCGATATCGCCGTGATATCTCTCGGCGGCGTCGTGCGCTCGAAATCGCTCAAGATCGCCGGAGACAGGCTTAATAACGACATCATCTCGTATATCAGGAACGAGTTCAAGATACTTATCGGAGAGAAGACCGCCGAGGACATAAAAATAGCTATCGGCGTCGTGGTTCCCGAAGATCGCCCTCACGAGGCCCCTATCCGCGGCCGCGACCTCGTTACCGGACTGCCGCGCGAGGTGGTCCTCACCGACGCGGACATCCGCGACGCTATCTCTCAATCCATAGACAATCTCGTAGATTCGGTGAAGGAAGTGCTCGAAACCACTCCTCCGGAGATCCTCGCCGACGTCATGCACCGCGGCATATACCTGGTCGGCGGCGGCGCGCTCATCCGCGGCCTCGACAGATTGATCGAGGACTTCGTGAAGATCCCTGTCCACATCGCGGACGACCCTCTGACGGCTGTCGCGCGCGGCACCGGAGTCATTCTCGAGGACATAGAGAAATATCAGGACGTATTGATCGCGAACGAAGATGACCTACCTAAAGCGCAGTAA
- a CDS encoding penicillin-binding transpeptidase domain-containing protein translates to MNFRRPKSFVRRELDPDEIFLDSENLPGFDVHQFEGRIERPVPRGSMAALSVAFVVLLALLLGRAWVLQAKDGGEYSLMSENNALEETTVYSSRGAIFDRNGIKLAWNTFDGTNTDFAIRSYIEQPGLSHILGYIKYPTKDKQGNYYRKDYQGIAGVEKEYDGELQGEHGLKIVQTDAVGKVASESVVRPAKDGENITLSIDSVLQEKLFGGIQELADRVGFTGGAGVIMDVHTGEVIALTSYPEYSSQIMSDGSDSKTIAGYLTDERKPFLDRIISGLYAPGSIVKPYVAIGALEENVVSPDKEILSTGSISIPNPYYPSIKSVFMDWKAHGLVDMRKAIAVSSDVYFYEIGGGFENQPGLGIDRLNKYFRMFGLGSNDETGFFEGPAGTIPSPAWKDKVFPGDPWRIGDTYFTSIGQYGFQVTPIQMLKALTVIANNGTYLHPTLIKEATSTPVEGKAIPVDPDHLEIIREGMRQGALIGTASGLNVPYLEIAAKTGTAQLGVSKAFVNSWVTGFFPYKDPKYAFVVMMEHGPTTNVYGATYVMRGLLDWMHQTGSQYIE, encoded by the coding sequence ATGAATTTTCGCCGCCCGAAATCGTTCGTCAGGCGAGAGCTGGACCCTGACGAGATATTCCTCGACTCCGAGAACCTTCCTGGCTTCGACGTGCACCAGTTCGAGGGCCGCATCGAGCGCCCGGTACCGCGCGGCTCTATGGCGGCGCTCTCCGTCGCGTTCGTCGTGCTCCTCGCGCTGCTCCTCGGCCGGGCATGGGTCCTTCAGGCCAAAGACGGCGGCGAATATAGCCTGATGAGCGAGAACAACGCTCTCGAAGAGACGACCGTGTATTCCTCCCGCGGAGCGATATTCGACAGGAACGGCATAAAGCTCGCCTGGAATACCTTCGACGGCACCAATACCGATTTTGCCATCCGCTCGTACATAGAGCAGCCAGGCCTCTCCCATATCCTCGGCTATATAAAATATCCGACCAAGGACAAGCAGGGAAACTATTATCGCAAGGACTATCAAGGCATCGCCGGAGTCGAGAAGGAATACGACGGCGAGCTCCAGGGCGAGCACGGCCTCAAGATCGTCCAGACCGACGCCGTGGGAAAGGTCGCGTCCGAATCCGTCGTCCGTCCGGCTAAAGACGGCGAGAATATCACGCTCTCGATCGATTCCGTCCTTCAGGAAAAGCTGTTCGGGGGCATACAGGAGCTCGCCGACAGAGTGGGCTTCACCGGCGGCGCGGGCGTCATCATGGACGTGCATACGGGCGAAGTGATAGCCCTCACGAGCTATCCTGAATATTCGAGTCAGATCATGTCCGACGGTTCTGATTCGAAGACGATAGCCGGGTATCTGACCGATGAACGGAAGCCGTTCCTCGACCGCATCATATCGGGCCTCTATGCGCCGGGATCTATCGTCAAGCCGTACGTCGCCATCGGCGCTCTCGAAGAGAACGTCGTATCGCCGGACAAAGAGATCCTTTCGACCGGCTCGATAAGCATCCCGAATCCCTATTATCCTTCGATCAAATCCGTGTTCATGGACTGGAAAGCGCACGGCCTCGTGGATATGAGGAAGGCCATCGCCGTCTCGTCGGACGTCTACTTCTATGAGATCGGCGGCGGCTTCGAAAATCAGCCAGGACTCGGCATAGACAGGCTCAATAAATACTTCAGGATGTTCGGGCTCGGCTCCAATGACGAGACCGGCTTCTTCGAAGGGCCTGCGGGGACGATCCCGTCGCCCGCATGGAAAGACAAGGTATTTCCGGGCGACCCGTGGCGCATCGGCGACACGTATTTCACGTCGATCGGCCAGTACGGCTTCCAGGTGACGCCGATACAGATGCTCAAGGCGCTCACGGTGATCGCCAATAACGGCACATATCTCCATCCCACCCTTATAAAGGAAGCTACGTCGACGCCTGTCGAAGGGAAAGCCATACCCGTAGACCCGGATCATCTCGAGATCATCCGCGAAGGCATGCGACAGGGCGCTCTCATCGGCACGGCGAGCGGCCTCAATGTCCCGTATCTCGAAATCGCCGCCAAGACGGGCACCGCCCAGCTCGGCGTATCCAAGGCATTCGTCAACTCGTGGGTCACCGGCTTCTTCCCGTACAAGGATCCCAAGTACGCCTTTGTCGTCATGATGGAGCACGGTCCGACGACGAACGTCTACGGCGCTACATACGTCATGCGCGGCCTGCTCGACTGGATGCACCAGACCGGCTCGCAGTATATAGAATGA
- the murA gene encoding UDP-N-acetylglucosamine 1-carboxyvinyltransferase, which yields MVENSFRISGLGIGRGGERVLSGDIRVAGAKNAALKIMASAALFDDHVELLNVPEIEDVNRMAELLEGVGMKIEKSAGKRRIILPAKLDPDLPMGPATAMRSSIVLTGPMLSRMGRVSFPNPGGCSLGNRPIDLFLDGFRRMGAEIRTEGDMYVALAPDGLQGMEFFFKVQSHTGTETLMMAATLAKGRTVLKNCALEPEVKSLADFLNACGAKISGAGTSTIIIDGVRNLTSKGIVYKTMPDRIETGSFMILAALAGRSITIRDCIPGHVEIITEILRTAGVDVSVGESEITVKGASLSAVNVRTHEFPGLPTDLQAPMGVLLTQAEGESALFETIYEGRLAYTKDLVAMGAKIASQDTHRVLIQGPTPLAGKRVKAPDLRAGMAFVIAGIIASGETIVDNAYVIDRGYENIAERLTALGVDIKRE from the coding sequence ATGGTAGAAAATTCCTTTAGGATAAGCGGCCTTGGCATTGGCCGGGGGGGCGAGAGGGTCCTTTCGGGTGACATACGCGTAGCGGGCGCGAAGAATGCGGCGCTCAAGATCATGGCTTCGGCGGCACTCTTCGACGATCATGTCGAACTTTTGAACGTTCCGGAGATCGAAGACGTCAATCGCATGGCCGAGCTCCTCGAAGGCGTCGGCATGAAGATAGAGAAGTCGGCAGGGAAGCGTAGGATCATCTTGCCCGCGAAGCTCGACCCCGATCTCCCGATGGGTCCCGCGACTGCGATGCGCTCTTCCATCGTGCTCACGGGTCCGATGCTCTCCCGCATGGGCCGCGTATCATTCCCGAATCCGGGAGGTTGCTCTCTGGGCAACAGGCCGATCGATCTCTTTCTCGACGGATTCCGCCGCATGGGCGCGGAGATCCGCACCGAAGGCGACATGTACGTCGCTCTCGCTCCCGACGGCCTTCAGGGCATGGAGTTCTTCTTTAAGGTGCAGAGCCACACCGGTACCGAGACCCTGATGATGGCCGCGACGCTCGCGAAGGGCCGTACGGTGCTTAAGAACTGCGCCCTTGAGCCGGAAGTAAAGTCTCTCGCCGATTTCTTGAACGCATGCGGAGCAAAGATATCCGGGGCAGGCACTTCGACTATTATCATCGACGGCGTTAGAAATCTGACGTCGAAAGGCATCGTCTATAAGACGATGCCTGATAGGATCGAAACGGGTAGCTTTATGATCCTCGCCGCCCTTGCGGGAAGATCGATCACGATAAGGGACTGCATTCCCGGACATGTCGAGATAATCACGGAGATCCTCCGAACGGCGGGAGTCGATGTCTCCGTCGGCGAGAGCGAGATAACGGTCAAGGGGGCGAGCCTCTCGGCCGTCAATGTGCGCACGCATGAATTCCCGGGCCTTCCGACGGACCTTCAGGCTCCTATGGGCGTGCTCCTGACCCAGGCAGAAGGCGAGAGCGCCCTCTTCGAGACCATATACGAAGGTCGCCTGGCGTATACGAAAGACCTCGTGGCAATGGGCGCCAAGATCGCTTCGCAGGATACGCACCGCGTGCTTATACAGGGCCCGACGCCCCTCGCGGGAAAGCGGGTAAAAGCCCCTGACCTACGAGCAGGCATGGCCTTCGTCATCGCAGGCATCATCGCTTCGGGCGAAACGATCGTAGACAACGCATACGTGATCGACAGGGGATACGAAAATATCGCCGAGCGTCTGACAGCCCTCGGCGTCGATATAAAAAGGGAATAA
- a CDS encoding rod shape-determining protein — protein MALLAKKLGIDLGTANTLVFLPGKGIVLNEPSVVAVSEQDNKILAVGNDAKSMIGRTPESIIAYRPMKDGVIADYRVTEAMLRYFIDKALGKWNIWKPEVLVSVPAGITSTERRAVVEAAIRAGAKSAYVVKEPILAAIGAGIPIQEARGHMIVDIGGGTTDVAVISLGGIVASTSVKCAGNRIDAAIADYIKKTFNLAIGDKTAEDIKIQIGSAVPLEEELSMIIKGRDFISGLPRSTEIKTNEIVKAIGRELRDMVKAIKDVLQETPPELAADIIDHGIIMTGGSSMLRNLPELVFRRTGVKAILAEEALYCVAKGTGIALDHLDVYKRTIIAKR, from the coding sequence ATGGCGCTTCTCGCTAAAAAGCTCGGCATCGATCTCGGCACCGCGAATACGCTCGTATTCCTTCCCGGAAAGGGCATCGTGCTCAACGAGCCCTCGGTCGTCGCCGTCTCGGAGCAAGACAATAAGATTCTTGCCGTCGGAAACGACGCGAAATCCATGATCGGCCGTACGCCTGAATCCATCATCGCGTACCGCCCGATGAAGGACGGCGTCATCGCCGACTATCGCGTGACCGAAGCGATGCTCCGCTACTTCATAGACAAGGCCTTGGGCAAATGGAACATCTGGAAGCCTGAAGTGCTCGTCTCCGTCCCCGCGGGCATCACGTCTACCGAACGCCGCGCCGTCGTCGAAGCCGCTATCAGGGCAGGGGCAAAGAGCGCCTATGTCGTCAAAGAGCCGATTCTCGCCGCTATCGGCGCGGGCATTCCGATCCAGGAAGCGCGCGGCCATATGATCGTCGACATCGGCGGCGGCACGACCGATGTGGCGGTGATATCGCTTGGAGGCATCGTCGCCTCGACGTCCGTCAAATGCGCGGGCAACCGCATAGACGCGGCTATCGCCGACTATATAAAGAAGACGTTCAACCTCGCCATTGGCGACAAGACGGCGGAGGATATCAAGATCCAGATCGGCTCGGCCGTGCCCCTCGAAGAAGAGCTTTCGATGATCATCAAGGGCCGCGACTTCATTTCGGGCCTTCCGCGATCGACCGAGATCAAAACGAATGAGATCGTCAAAGCGATCGGCCGCGAGCTCCGCGACATGGTAAAAGCCATCAAGGACGTGCTCCAGGAGACGCCGCCGGAGCTCGCCGCGGACATCATAGACCACGGCATCATCATGACGGGCGGTTCGTCCATGCTCCGCAACCTTCCCGAATTGGTATTCCGCCGCACGGGCGTGAAGGCGATCCTCGCCGAAGAGGCTCTCTATTGCGTCGCAAAGGGCACGGGCATCGCCCTCGACCATCTGGATGTCTATAAGAGGACCATCATCGCGAAGCGATAG